The Drosophila gunungcola strain Sukarami chromosome 3L unlocalized genomic scaffold, Dgunungcola_SK_2 000003F, whole genome shotgun sequence region CTGTGCGGGTGTTAGAGGCAATTGACTAGTTTTATAATCTTATCTGACACCGGCATGGTTGGTAGCCAAAAAAATCGTGTACCCTTAATAAAGataacaaattttatcaaattgcgAACCTAAAAATTAAGACGTGAGAAAATGTATTGTTTTCTTTGAGCAAGCTTACAAAGTTTTGTAGCGTAAGATCCATAAAACCATAAGTTTGCCAAAATTGGGAAACTAAAAACCCCTTTTCGAATAACAGGAAATGATAAAAACAGTACATTTGTGTACATGACATAGTATACGATATTTGGTTTTGGCTGCAATAAAACATAATCAGCTAGAAGCACGAAATTAAAGTGTGAGAACGAAAAAACTATTATGAGTGTTATACGTGCCCAAAACATATCAAACCAAAGatgtcttaaaaaaataaaaataataatataaaaatatatatgttggCGTTGGGAAAGGGGTACCTTTTTTGTTGATATTTCTCAGTTACTTTTAGCTTAAAGTTCACCTAACAATAACCTTTAAATCTAACCATAGAATTTAACTAGAATTAAAACAATTGTAATGTTTTCTTTGTGTTCTTGTTCTATTTCCTGTGATCcctaatataatataatcaCTGCCAAACTAAACCGAACTCTAGCATCAAGAAAAATCATCGTCATATATCGCTTCATATTTGTGGTCACCCATTTCCTTGCTAATGGCCAATAGTTCCTCAAACATCAATACCAAATCCACAACAACAAGCACAACAATAGCtccaacaacaagaacaacaacaacaacagcaaccacaACAGCTGGTACAGTGGGCAGTGTGGGTCAGAAAGTGGGTGGTACATCCTCAGCCTCCATTCGCATGGTTTCATTAGCGGCCACAGAAGCCACATTTATATCCTCGTCATCGGAACTaagatcgggatcgggatcgggatcgggatcgggatcggtgGGTGGCCATCAAAAGACTGCAACCACTAAAACAAGCAccacaacaagaacaacaaccacaacaacagccACAGCCGGTGTGTtagcaacaacaattaaattgacaacaacaacgaaagcCAAAACAAGCGCCAAATCATCCGcggtggccacgcccaccgcctcCCACTCGGAAAACGGCCATAAGACTCGACCAACATTCGTTGCCGCCTCAGAGCCCGTAAATATATTGACATAATCGTAATCCTATCCATGCACTTCCCCCACCACCTAGCATACACCGAAGAAAAATCGTACCAAAATCATGATTTTTTTACTGACATTATGAAAATTGAGTCTATAGATGGTAAAATAGAAAAGAAAGTCTGTAGGttgtataatataaatatatattttttttttaaatttatttatatataaagaaactttttatttagaacTTAAACAGTCAAAAAATTAGTAAATCGTTGATTTCCAGTTGTCAAATTACAATCAGAAATCAAATTTCTGTCCAaagtaaacttaaaaaaaaattaaacctattttttttaattcagaactgaagaaaaattgttttgcaaaaaTGATTCTAGTATACAAAACGGTAAtcttgtttttgattttggatatacattttttctcagtgaACTCAAGTTTGCAACACCCACAACTAACCAAACTTATTACACTCTTGTTCCTCCCGcatttcatttattctgttttaATCTTCGGAAGTGCATTTCGAGCTTATCtgcatattatttttacttgtcGAGTGCATGTTTCTACCAAGTGTTTTTGTGTTGTCAAATGTTGGTGTGGCTGGCTGGTTGCTTGTTATTATTCGATTACTGAATGTCGCACTTGTTGCCCTTTCAATACACACGGCCAACCTGCTGGTTGCTTTCTTATCGCTTTTCCTCACCccgtttttcaattttcttaaTTGGCATTTGCTACTCGCAAGTGAATTGCACACTAGTCATTACTGTATGAAACATAATGAGCCTGGATGTTGTTGAATGTAATTTGAATGGGTtggcaaaatgttttataatttacataGCAGCATAAGAAATTCATCCTGAAATTGTACAAAAGACAATAATTATCGTtaatatgttattttatttgtacttAGAATTAAAACAGCATAGCAATgtgaaaaggttttttttgttaaaaataatgcggaactcatttatttatttaatagcaATTTGTGGTACttgaattttttcttataGAGCTATgttgttacatttaaaatattttaagcaatatttttaagaattattttctataaaattcATGTGTAAGAAAATGTTCGTTGTATCCATATGgtaaatcaaatttgcattCGCTGGCAAGGCTGGTCAAACAcaaatgaatattttacaattaattctacaaagcaaaaaccaaagcaaacacGGTGACAAATGTGTTCTACATTTACCCAAGCCACTCGTTTGTTAATTGTGGTCTCATTTAACTCCTAAATGGGAATATATTACCAAACGACTTCGAAACGCAAACAACACAATGGGAGGCTATCCCCACAAATTGCGCTGTTTATCTAACCAACTTTTGTTGGCCACCATGTGCAAATTGCTGGCTGGCTGTCTGCATCACGATTTCTGGGTTAATCACAtgcattatataatattaaccAACAAGCCGAACTAACTTCGGGTGTGCCACTGCAACTGGTGGCAGACAAAAAGATTCTCATTTACCATTAGACATGAGCCTAATTTGAAAATTGCGCTAATTCGcagacaaaaccaaaaaaaccaaaaccacaGACAGttgccattaaaaaaaaaatgtagaaaaattACTAGCACTGAAAGCAACCACCGAAAAAGGGGGGTTTGTGGGTGGCGGGCGGTTGCTGATCTAGATTCCAGatttatgcaaaaaacaaaatgcaagcCAATTGAAGAGATTCACGCGCATTTGTCTGTCATTTAGTAGCTGCTTCTACTTATAGAGATTCCAATGCCCTGCACTCAATGTCAATGTTCAAGCCAGTCAGCATTAAGATAAAATAGAGTTTCAATTTTTTAgctaagatatatatattatattactaTTAAGGAGAATAAGGGAAATACGAATAAAATCAttgttttaccttttttataagtttgtAAGGAATAATATAAGGctaattttccaaaaactaaAGATTAAATCAATAATCTCTTTGATTAcgagttaaatttatttcactaaaacgttaaatttaatacttacTAAGggtttaaaatgtatatttctACATTTTTTGGCTAAAATAAGACGATCTTTACAACAATTTAAGCTGGTATTATAGAAAATTAGCAATGAAATGaagatatattaaataaaatcatctGACATTGTGAAATCTGATCTTTTTTGCGTGCCAAGCCACACTTTGATCTCTTACATATCTCTGGTCATTTGAATGTCCgagtttgttttgtaaaataaatttgaatgcatttttttatCCACCCCCTTGCATGTGGAGGGTGTGGTTGAGTTGTGGGTGCATGTGTGTCAACAATGGACAATTTGAAAATGAGTGCgccagtttatttattttcaacgTCAGTCGTTCAATGGGCCACGGGTTTACAGGCACAACATATCTAGAACGGGTGTTTAATACATGTGTGCTTGAAAAAACACTCAAACAACCAACccatatcaaaacaaaaaaatgttaaatttttcaaagtcCCAAATCGTTATCATAAAggtaatgtttttaaattttacatgagaaaaaaataatactaatattttttttaaaattcgcaacaagaaacaattaaaaaaacattttttaatttttcagacgtttgtttttataagtcTTGTTATTACTTTGCTtgctttttataattatatataatttaattttattcaaacgCATTATAATAGGgtagtttaaaattatcaaaacatttttatatacaatatttataaaacataaaccattaaaaattaGCAATAGGAAAACATCATTGTTCAAGACGGACCTTTTTTctgcatttaataaaaatatcttcCCATGAAATTCAGCTTTAACTGAATTCGGTTGAAAATGATTTCTGTAACTCTTAAATAagaacaatattttttgcaatcaattaacattttttctgagtgcCTTCGACTAGTGAAATGCGACCTATTTTGCTGAGCCAGAGCCTAGACACACTGACTGACGGCAATGGggcggatgtggatgtggcttGGTCGCCTAGTCAAGCCATTGGGctgtaaattaatttgcataattgctCATAAAAAGAAGCTCACGCCGCATTACGCACCACCCACTGGCACCACCTAACGAGGCACTCAGTCACCAGTCAGCCAGTCACCTAGCTAtccaaccacccaccacccaaccacccaaacAACCACTAACCAGTCCAAGTGCAGTGCACACATACGCCCCGTTGTACACAGCGTTGGCGTTAGATAACCTAATGACACTCAACTGAAATCAACTCGACCCACAGCCGCCCCTGTACATAATCACGCCCACCTACCGACGACCTGAGCAGCTGGCGGAGCTCACCCGGCTGGGTTATACCCTGAAACATGTGGTCAATCTACTCTGGCTGGTCATCGAGGATGCCAACAAAACAAATCCGCTGGTGGCCCACACTCTGGACCGGATCGGAGTACCCTACGAGTATATGGTGGGTGAGTATCATTGCCATGcgttctgtgtgtgtgtgtttcatGTCCTGGGCACATTCAAGTGATATTTACGAGGAACTACATTAACAttccccattcccattcccattccgtAGCACCCATGCCCGAGAAGTACAAACAGACGAAACGGGCCAAGCCGCGTGGCGTCTCCAATCGGAATCGGGGCCTCGAGTATCTGCGCCACCATGCCACCGAGGGAGTGCTCTACTTCGCCGACGACGACAACACCTACGACATTAGCATATTCGAGCaggtaatgggaaaaaagGAGCAGCAGGTGGCCGTGTAATTCGGCCTTTGCCCCACCCTAAACATAAAACACAATTTACCCGAATTAGGGGTCAGGAATTGGCAATTTCCTTTCAATa contains the following coding sequences:
- the LOC128258327 gene encoding galactosylgalactosylxylosylprotein 3-beta-glucuronosyltransferase P isoform X1 — encoded protein: MKGNYINLSTHSGINGASGSGNGNGKMSLGKSIKMYLTIFIATTCIYMVLYQYHISREPFAAAEVVKHQEKSSSYIASYLWSPISLLMANSSSNINTKSTTTSTTIAPTTRTTTTTATTTAGTVGSVGQKVGGTSSASIRMVSLAATEATFISSSSELRSGSGSGSGSGSVGGHQKTATTKTSTTTRTTTTTTATAGVLATTIKLTTTTKAKTSAKSSAVATPTASHSENGHKTRPTFVAASEPPPLYIITPTYRRPEQLAELTRLGYTLKHVVNLLWLVIEDANKTNPLVAHTLDRIGVPYEYMVAPMPEKYKQTKRAKPRGVSNRNRGLEYLRHHATEGVLYFADDDNTYDISIFEQMRYITKVAMWPVGLVTKTGVSSPIIQGGKLVGFYDGWIGGRRYPVDMAGFAVSVKFLKERPKAQMPFKPGYEEDGFLRSLAPLDNKEIELLADECRDILTWHTQTKKNAPAQALNRTRYKNTNLEYIDKLLVRP